The DNA region ttttatttttcctgaTATTTCAAATTTATCTCTTTAACTTTCTCTATTCGCCTCATTTTCTTCTCCAAAACTttcaattatattatttattgggTTAAGGGTCATACCTGTGTTtgtaaaagtgtttgattttggtctcTTAGCCAAAAAATGACGACTAGTGGCGGTTTTTTTgactgagggaccaaaatcaaacgttTTTACAAACACATGGACTAATATGACCCTTAACCCTTATTTATTTGAAGGACCGAAAACAACTCTCTTTTACTCGGTACCCAGTAAAGTAACTCTCTCACTAATTatcttaaaatatttttgaatgaTCTCTTCTATTTGAATAAGTTTTATTTGATGAACTTCTTTTTCCAttcttcttaaaaaaataaattacacattaAAAATCTATTGAAGTCCATTGTGATTACTAATTGATTGTTTActcttatattttaattttgagaCAAAAATATTCCAATTCAATTGTTGttgttaatttgttcatttgctCCTTAAAAACAGAATGAATGAAAAGGTTATTTCATTATTTGTATTAAGGTGACACTTGTGTTTCTTTCTTAACAGAATCAAGAGTTTAGTTCACTGACTAAAAGTTGGGAGCAAGAGTTCTCAAAAAGATTAATTATTTTGTGTGTCAAGATTACACTTGGAGATTTATTATCATTTCTTGAGCAATGGATCATCAAGTTGTAGACAGGAGGGCTTGTTGCTATTCTCACCGCAATATCTAAAAGATGGTcgtttatttctcaaattggTGCTTCACTTAAGTGCTTGTTTCAAGGCTCATATCTGGTTATCACCCTTGAAATATCTGTGACAGATAATAAGCCTTGTAATTAGTTTTACTATTCTTAGCTTAAGAGTTAGTTAAGCATAGAGTTAGTTACCATTTTTTCTGTTATACTTGCTCTCCTTTTCTGTTAGCTTCACTTCAAGTTTTCTTAGTCTATATAAGTGAAAATTGTACTCAAGCTTCAGTTAATATATATTCACTCTTTTCATTCGCTTTGATACTCTGAGTTTCTGCTTTTCATATGGTATCACAGCTCCAAATTGGAACTCTATTGCGCACTCACCATTCAAATTTCCTCTTATCAAAGCTAATTTCGGTTTGTTCTTGTGGAAATTCTTCATTCACTTGATCAATTCTTGCTTCGATTCATCATTTTCTGTTCAACATTGGAGATAATTCTTCATGTTGTTACTTGATCTTCTATGGAGAATGCAATCATGCACCATTCTATCTTCAAATCAATAAAAATCCTGGAGCAATTCTAGTCTAGGTTCCTCTTACTTGTGCCAATTACCACTCTTGGTCAAGTGCGACGACCATGGCTTTGAAGACAAAAAACAAGCTTCAGTTCATTGATGGCACCTTACCACGGCCAGAACCTAGATGTTCCATTGGTTGCATTGTGGGACAGATGCAATACCTTAGTTCTTTCCGGGATCAATCAGACCTTACATCCATCAATTGCATGCTCATAGTGTATTGTGGAATGAAAATGATTGAAGAGGCGTGGAAGGATTTGAAGGATCGTTATTACCAAGgtgaaattttttgaatttatgAGCTTAAAGAAGAGACTTATATGCTCATGTAAGGTGAGAAACCTTTTACTGCCCACTTTACTCAGTCAAAAAGTTTATGGCAAGAAAGATAAGATTACAAACCTTTGCGGATTTATTCTTGTGAGGTAAAATGCACATGTGATGTGATTCCTACTATCAAGCTTTAGTTTATTCTCATAGAAGTAGGATTGAGAATCCAGGCAGAGTTGAGAATGCTGGAAACTTGTCTTTTACACCTGATCAACAGAAGGCATGCCTTATTGAGCTAGGGACAAGGATCACATATGGCACATCAGATCACAACAGAACCTCAAGTGAGACAGGTATGGCTTGCactgttttttttaattcaaaatattaaTCCTGGATTTTTGATATAGGGGCTACAGATCATATATGTCAttcttttaaatgctttcagTAAGTGGAAACAATAAAACCAATTAGGATCAAATTGCCAATAGCAAATATGTCATCACACATATTGCTGGCACTATAATGACTTGTGGCATGCAAGTCCTGGACATCCATCTCATGACGAGATGCAAATCATGAAGACGATGTTTTCTTTTATTGATTGTATACACAAATCAATGATCCTTGCAATAGCCATTTGGGAAAACAGAAGAAGTCTTTTCCTTTAAGTGACACAGAGTCTGAAATTCTCTTTTCCTTTAAGTTTCTACACAAGAAGTCTGATATATGGGGACCAGTTTCGATTCCAACTATTTTAAGTCATAGGTCTTTTCTTACTGTTGTAGAAGACAAGTCCAGATTTACTTGCCTTTACTtcatgaaaaataaaacaatagtTGCCTCTAATATCAGGTCTTTTGTCTCTTTTATTCATACACAGTTTAACCGAAAGGTGAAATGTATAAGATCTGATAATGGTCTAGAGTTTCTTTTGAAGGATTTTTACAGTGATAAAGGAATCATCCACCAGACTTCTTGTGTAGAAACTCCCCAATAAAATGGAGTGGTGAAAAGGAAATATCAACACATATTAGCTATTACTAGAGCATTGCTATTTCAGTCCTTCATTCTAGAGTCATTTTGGTCGTTTGCAGCCAGTCATGACGTTGACCTGATCAACAGGCAACCtagttttgttttttctcaAGGTTTTATATGGGACAGTTCCTATCATACAAGATCTGAAGGTATTTGAATGTTTGGCTTATGCCACTCCTTTGGTTGCTCACAGACAAAAGCTAGGCCCTAGAGCAAGACAGCGTGTTTTCTTGGGATATAAGCCAAGAAACAAAGGTTATGTTTTGTTTGATAAAATCTCAAAAGCTATCTGCACTTCCAGACATGTCTTCTCGTATGAACATAAGTTTCCTTCCATGCCTCCACAACCAGAATCCACTGACATTTCTGCTACACTCAATTCCTTTCCTTTACCTATCCTTTCTTTACATGGTGAAGGTCTTTTTCCCATTGAGCCACCTATTCAACCCACAACTAATAATGATGCCTCCTTAGATTCATCCATTCCCATACCACCTGCACACATCACACCTAGAATATCACAAAGAATAAGGAAACCACCTCCTTATCTTAGTGCTTAGCATCATTCTCTTTAAACATCTACACACCTATCACCTATACGACTCCTATTCATTCCATTATTGATCAGGTAACCTATGACCACTTATCCAAATCTCACTAAAAAAATTCTCTTACCATTTCCAAAGACTTGTGCTGAAGCAATATCACCTCCACATTGTCAGCAGGATATAGATTCAGAGTTGAGAGCATTAGAAGCCAACAAAACCTGGATTTTAACAACACTACCCCCTGGAAAACAAGCTATAGGTTGCAAGTGGGTTATTAAGGTTAAAAATCATATTGATAGCTCCATTGAAAAGCACAAAGCCTGGTCGGGTAGCCAAAGGGTCTACTCAAACTGAAGGACTAGTTTACCTAGAAACCTTAAGTCCAGTGGAGAAGATTACTCCAACCAGAGTTTTGCTGGCTCTTGCATCTGCGAAAGGTTGGTTTCTGGAACAATTATATGTCAATACTACCTTCTTTCATGTTGATCTACCATAGGAAGTATACATGAGGCCTCCCCCAGGCTTGGCAAACTCCTCCAGTCAGAGGTCAGCAAGTTGGCCAAATCActatatggcttgaagcaaTATTCCAGCAGACAATGGAATGCTAAGCTAACTAGTGTCCTACTTGATTCAGGTTACAAGCAATCTATTGCAGATTTTTCATTGTTTACTAAGAGTTTCTCTTGTTGATCCAATGGATTCGAATGCCAAATTTCAGAAAACTCAGGCTGATTGATGCTCTTGTTGATCCAACTGTGTATAGAAAGCTACTAGGTCGATTTATTTACACAACACATACAGTAAAAATCAGTTACTAAACACACAAAAATCAATGGTGAGGTGATGAAACTCAAGAGACATCAtggtcacttttttttttttttacaattgagaCAATCTTTATCAACCCACCTACATAAAATACAAAGAAGATAAGGTTGCATTTGAATTTAGATTTAGAAAGCTAAGCTTCTAGTACTTTGCAATGGATGTCGCCGAAGCCGGTAAATCTCTCGCAGGAAGTTCCACAACCGACGACCGTTTGCCGGAACTCAAGTCCTTCGATGACTCCAAAGCAGGTGTCAAAGGTCTTGTTGACTCCGGCATCACCAGACTCCCGCGAATTTTCATCATGCCGCCAGAGGACCTCACCGCCGCCGGCGAGCCACCGCAGATCCAGTTCAGGATCCCCGTGATCGACCTCGAAGGCGTCGCTCGACAACGCGCTGACGTTATTGCCGGAGTCCGGGATGCGGCGGAAACGGTAGGGTTTTTCCAGGTGGTGAATCATGGAATACCCGTGAAACTGTTGGAGGAGATGGTTGCGGCGGCGCGTGAGTTCCACGAGCTGCCACAAGAGTTGAAGGCTGAGTATTACACTAGggagctgatgaagaaggtgaagTATGTGAGCAACTTTGATTTGTATCAATCAAAACATGCTAACTGGAGGGATACACTGTTCTGTGTGATGGGTCCTGAACCTCTTGATCCACAAGAATTGCCTCCTGTATGCAGGTAAATTTTGAAGCTACATTGAAAACTTTCATGTTCATGTGAATCATTGAAATTTCTTTGTTATCAAATATGAATTCATTGTGAATTATTCATTGTAGGGTTGTAACAGTGGAATACTCTAGGCAAGTTCAGGCATTGGGGAAGCTTTTGTTTGAATTATTGTCAGAAGCACTAGGACTCAAGCCTGAGCATCTTGAAAGGATGGATTGTGCAAAAGGCCACACAATTCTTAGTCACTATTATCCAGCATGTCCTGAACCTGAACTGACTATGGGCACTACAAGACATTGTGATCCTGATTTCCTTACAATTCTGCTTCAAGATCACATTGGTGGGCTCCAAGTTTTGAGCTATGGGCAGTGGGTTGATGTTCCTCCTGTTCCTGGAGCTCTAGTAGTGAACATTGGAGATCTGCTACAAGTATGTCCATTCTTTTCCCCCATTTTTACTAGTTAAAAAGTTTGGTACTAGAAATGCTCATCTTTCTAAAATGTTGTAGCtgtgtgtaaggcccaagttttttttttaagcttatgctaagtgaataaatttcttattcacgattagggttgatgtaatgggaagggaaacctgaacaaaagttcattaaatgaaatatatttatgaaggggaaagttcaggaaaagttcacggattgcattatgatcgataaaagttatagcacgatcgttatacgcttaacctaggtcagaaaccctagtatatagctaattttcacttttaggcacgatggaagttaattccaaaaatcttcagataaatgttagaacttctcttcttccatatatcacaatcgtttcgaggcgaaactctaggatctacgaatgTCCGATttcaatcatcggaagtttgccgaaaccaaaaccttggtatttcaaaaccctagaatcacccgactatggggattttatctattcagagcttcaaatgaatattctacacgcgtacacccatttctcttgatgatttcaatctttcttcagaaggaagttttccattccgacattcgatgcaaaaagcaacttatcgggtaaaatagttttacaccgactatgcattagttgccaaaaatacaaggagacatctttatagttttggaattcttttgccaaaacatatcttagaattcatggagaatgacgccgga from Lotus japonicus ecotype B-129 chromosome 2, LjGifu_v1.2 includes:
- the LOC130738331 gene encoding 1-aminocyclopropane-1-carboxylate oxidase homolog 1-like; the encoded protein is MDVAEAGKSLAGSSTTDDRLPELKSFDDSKAGVKGLVDSGITRLPRIFIMPPEDLTAAGEPPQIQFRIPVIDLEGVARQRADVIAGVRDAAETVGFFQVVNHGIPVKLLEEMVAAAREFHELPQELKAEYYTRELMKKVKYVSNFDLYQSKHANWRDTLFCVMGPEPLDPQELPPVCRVVTVEYSRQVQALGKLLFELLSEALGLKPEHLERMDCAKGHTILSHYYPACPEPELTMGTTRHCDPDFLTILLQDHIGGLQVLSYGQWVDVPPVPGALVVNIGDLLQLISNDRVKSVEHRVLANHRGPRVSVACFFTLHLYPTTRMYGPIKELWSEENPPVYRETLLKDFIAYYDNKGLDGKSALAHFRLQQ